A stretch of the Vibrio aquimaris genome encodes the following:
- a CDS encoding class I SAM-dependent methyltransferase — translation MSSKEISAYYDATENSKVREDLRYAVDLVHGERIAIDCGCGAGSDIAFLRSKGFTVYGFDVEEESIKRCAKRYGSDDKVFLSCSDFSSYIYPEASLVVADASLFFCPPSQFEKVWSDICCSLNPNQGVFCGSFLGPEDTMASAQYDKEAFWPEVNVFTEEKLKAIFAGFNVEKWQEHRVSGQTSEGEPHNWHLFSVVATKQKQS, via the coding sequence GTGAGCAGTAAAGAAATATCAGCATATTATGATGCCACAGAAAACAGTAAGGTCAGAGAAGATCTACGCTATGCTGTTGACCTTGTACATGGAGAGCGCATCGCTATCGATTGCGGCTGTGGTGCGGGTTCAGATATTGCGTTTCTGCGGTCAAAAGGCTTCACTGTTTATGGCTTTGATGTAGAAGAAGAGTCCATAAAACGCTGTGCAAAGCGTTATGGCAGTGATGATAAAGTCTTTTTATCATGTAGTGACTTTAGCTCTTACATTTACCCTGAAGCTTCTTTGGTGGTTGCCGATGCAAGTTTGTTTTTTTGTCCTCCTAGCCAGTTTGAAAAAGTGTGGTCTGATATTTGTTGCTCGCTCAATCCAAATCAAGGCGTATTTTGTGGTTCCTTCTTGGGGCCTGAGGATACTATGGCGAGCGCACAATACGACAAAGAGGCATTTTGGCCAGAAGTTAATGTTTTTACTGAAGAAAAGCTAAAAGCAATATTTGCAGGCTTTAACGTTGAAAAGTGGCAAGAACACAGGGTTTCAGGACAAACCTCCGAGGGTGAACCACATAATTGGCACCTGTTTTCTGTGGTTGCAACGAAACAAAAACAATCATAG
- a CDS encoding alpha/beta hydrolase family protein, which produces MKWTYLLLASLYFLCASVSASGVGFKQITLTDDSERPLNIAIWYPTQDVSATTLIGDNPAFVGTQVIKGAHIQSGIFPVVLLSHGYRGNWRNQNWLATKLAQRGYIVAAADHPGTTSFDQSSIQAAKWWERPRDVSRVLDYLLTSTKWKPSTNPSDVTAIGHSLGGWTVMLLAGAKLDKARFEADCLLYPNPRTCGLSQELGLLKLQTSEPHNKALRDPRIKRIVSLDLGLARSFSIKSLRDINVPSLILAAGVDIGDLPQALESGYIAEHMPLNSRRYKVYEKAAHFSFMQDCKLGAEAMLENEVSGDGIICKDGLGASRSELHQLILNDILNFLNR; this is translated from the coding sequence ATGAAATGGACATATTTACTGCTTGCATCCTTATATTTTCTTTGTGCTTCCGTCAGCGCTTCTGGTGTTGGATTCAAGCAAATCACCTTAACCGATGACTCTGAGCGGCCGCTAAACATCGCCATTTGGTATCCTACACAAGATGTTTCAGCGACAACCTTAATTGGTGACAACCCAGCTTTCGTTGGAACACAAGTTATAAAGGGTGCCCATATCCAATCAGGCATATTTCCTGTGGTGTTGTTATCACACGGCTACCGAGGAAACTGGCGAAACCAAAACTGGTTGGCAACCAAGCTTGCTCAGCGCGGCTACATAGTAGCAGCCGCTGATCATCCGGGCACTACCTCTTTTGACCAATCATCCATCCAAGCGGCGAAATGGTGGGAAAGGCCACGAGATGTGTCACGCGTTCTGGATTACTTATTAACCTCAACCAAATGGAAACCCTCTACTAACCCTAGCGATGTTACTGCGATCGGACATTCATTGGGCGGCTGGACAGTGATGCTATTAGCTGGAGCGAAATTAGATAAGGCAAGGTTTGAGGCTGATTGCCTACTATACCCTAACCCAAGAACCTGTGGACTGTCTCAAGAGCTTGGGTTATTAAAGCTCCAAACTTCAGAACCACACAATAAAGCGCTGCGAGATCCACGAATCAAGCGTATCGTGAGTCTGGATTTAGGTCTCGCTCGAAGCTTTTCTATTAAGAGTCTAAGAGACATCAATGTACCAAGCTTAATACTGGCGGCTGGCGTCGATATCGGCGATCTGCCTCAGGCATTAGAGTCTGGCTATATTGCTGAGCACATGCCTCTGAATTCAAGACGCTATAAAGTCTATGAAAAAGCGGCCCATTTCAGTTTTATGCAAGACTGTAAACTCGGAGCAGAGGCTATGCTCGAAAACGAGGTATCAGGCGATGGCATTATTTGCAAAGATGGCTTGGGTGCATCGCGCAGCGAGCTACATCAATTGATATTAAATGACATCCTTAACTTTCTAAACCGATAA
- a CDS encoding ATP-binding protein — translation MKLKSIKRRVATVSVELCLAVITVSIIWVYFDTSKAINDVNDARLEDLSESFLKVLVMTDPSVLGENQDMAPEDMLAQITSKTSPEDKLEQWSSEKLLKDDFAYLLLNRQGSVLANSANAPPVDLDLMRRPGLNDIKDHQKGNTWRGVTMVLTQPKSGELLWLWLGEDKQLRGKIENKIAMPAIVPLLVTTPLLCVLLVLFTYHLFAPISRLEKEISEKSIDNLSHVNISDVPTEIDGLVKRLNFLFDQVDAAWQREKRFNQDAAHELRTPLAVIKLNAQNALKTDNAVEKNHDLAQIEESIVRSERTIEQLLTLAKVESGLTVDLDKPVDVVALLRSVIAELVPLALKQNQEMMLDAEFESCVIQGNDIFLNCLFRNLIDNAIRYSGDGTSIWAEIVPSHDSVQIIISDSGRGMSEQDIERIFDRFYRARETQNKVQGAGLGMAIVERVITLHNGTIIIQAQHPGLAFIITLPFQRSETQTLTTET, via the coding sequence ATGAAGTTAAAATCAATAAAGCGCCGCGTTGCAACCGTTAGTGTTGAGCTGTGCTTGGCGGTGATCACTGTCTCCATCATCTGGGTTTACTTTGACACCTCAAAAGCAATCAATGATGTTAATGACGCGCGCCTTGAAGATTTGAGCGAGAGTTTTTTGAAGGTGCTGGTCATGACTGACCCTTCGGTTTTGGGCGAGAATCAAGACATGGCGCCAGAAGACATGTTAGCTCAAATCACAAGTAAAACGTCACCAGAGGACAAGCTTGAGCAGTGGTCATCAGAAAAGCTGCTTAAAGATGATTTTGCATATTTGTTGCTAAACCGACAGGGTAGCGTATTGGCTAATTCGGCTAACGCGCCACCTGTCGATTTAGACTTGATGCGTCGACCCGGTCTCAACGACATAAAAGACCATCAAAAGGGCAATACATGGCGCGGGGTTACTATGGTGTTAACCCAACCCAAAAGCGGCGAATTACTCTGGTTATGGCTCGGAGAGGACAAACAGCTACGCGGTAAGATTGAAAACAAAATCGCAATGCCAGCCATTGTTCCCTTGCTGGTGACCACTCCACTTTTATGTGTGCTATTAGTGCTGTTTACCTACCATTTGTTTGCTCCTATCAGTCGTCTTGAAAAGGAAATATCTGAGAAGTCGATAGACAATCTGTCTCACGTCAACATCTCTGATGTCCCTACCGAGATTGACGGCTTAGTAAAGCGTTTAAATTTCTTATTTGATCAGGTCGATGCGGCTTGGCAAAGAGAAAAACGTTTCAATCAAGATGCTGCGCATGAACTTCGCACGCCACTGGCAGTAATAAAACTCAACGCCCAGAATGCCCTTAAAACAGACAATGCAGTAGAAAAAAACCACGATCTCGCCCAAATAGAAGAAAGTATTGTTCGTTCAGAAAGGACAATTGAACAGCTTCTCACTTTAGCCAAGGTAGAAAGTGGGTTGACGGTAGATCTCGACAAGCCCGTTGATGTGGTCGCTTTGTTACGCAGTGTTATCGCCGAGCTGGTGCCGCTGGCACTTAAACAAAATCAGGAGATGATGCTGGATGCTGAGTTCGAATCTTGTGTCATACAAGGAAATGATATCTTTTTAAATTGCCTTTTTCGAAACTTGATTGATAACGCGATTCGCTATTCAGGAGATGGCACTAGCATATGGGCAGAAATTGTTCCAAGCCATGATAGCGTGCAAATCATCATATCTGATAGCGGCCGCGGGATGAGTGAACAAGATATAGAACGTATTTTTGATCGTTTTTACCGAGCCAGAGAAACGCAAAATAAGGTACAAGGCGCCGGATTAGGTATGGCGATTGTAGAGCGGGTTATTACCTTGCACAATGGCACTATCATAATACAAGCGCAGCACCCGGGTCTGGCTTTTATCATTACTTTGCCCTTTCAGCGCAGTGAAACTCAAACATTAACAACCGAAACCTAG
- a CDS encoding response regulator, which translates to MRILLVEDDPMLGNAITASLARHHYTADWVTSGESALHALKADDFLLIILDIGLPGISGLQVLKELRDKGDKTPVLILSARDELNDRVYGLNHGADDYLVKPFQLEELLARMGALIRRSAGIADDTIVVGDVSVSVNSHKVAVAGKGINLTPNEFKILLYLITNAGRVLSKTQILQNMHGWDESAGLNSIEVHIHNLRKKMPKDTIKNIRGVGYIVQ; encoded by the coding sequence ATGCGTATATTACTTGTTGAAGATGATCCTATGCTGGGTAACGCAATTACGGCCTCCCTTGCTAGGCATCATTACACCGCCGATTGGGTCACTTCTGGAGAAAGTGCTTTGCATGCACTCAAAGCCGATGATTTTCTTCTGATCATTCTTGATATTGGTCTACCAGGTATCAGTGGATTACAGGTACTAAAAGAGCTCAGAGACAAAGGGGATAAGACGCCGGTTTTGATTCTCAGTGCCCGAGATGAGTTAAATGATCGTGTTTATGGACTCAATCATGGTGCAGATGACTATTTGGTCAAACCCTTTCAGCTTGAAGAGTTACTGGCAAGAATGGGCGCTCTGATCAGACGTTCCGCAGGGATTGCAGATGATACTATTGTGGTGGGAGACGTATCTGTGTCTGTCAATTCTCACAAGGTTGCGGTGGCGGGGAAGGGGATCAATCTAACACCTAATGAGTTTAAAATACTGCTGTATCTCATCACTAATGCAGGTCGGGTGCTGAGTAAAACCCAAATATTACAGAACATGCATGGCTGGGACGAAAGTGCAGGGCTCAATTCTATCGAAGTTCATATTCACAATTTAAGAAAAAAAATGCCTAAAGATACGATAAAAAATATTCGTGGCGTTGGTTATATTGTTCAGTAA
- a CDS encoding pyridoxamine 5'-phosphate oxidase family protein gives MQIIEKSRNLDLDEFLSQPLYAFLASESQDGPCCSPVWFLWEDGKIWIISVKGDSFSKRVAQQPKSAISIVDWDRASGKSIHAGLRGIANVHEFDSSRAERLLNKYLGNDKSKWNARFIDFQSNSENVFVCFEPEKVVLRDQSY, from the coding sequence ATGCAAATTATCGAGAAAAGTAGAAACCTAGATTTGGATGAGTTTTTATCTCAGCCCTTATATGCTTTTTTAGCAAGTGAGTCACAGGATGGACCTTGTTGTTCACCGGTCTGGTTCTTGTGGGAAGATGGGAAAATTTGGATCATCTCTGTAAAAGGTGACTCCTTCTCTAAAAGAGTGGCGCAGCAGCCCAAAAGCGCCATCAGTATTGTTGATTGGGATAGGGCATCGGGTAAATCTATCCATGCGGGTTTGAGAGGCATTGCAAATGTTCACGAGTTTGACTCTTCGCGTGCTGAACGTTTGTTGAATAAGTATCTTGGTAACGACAAATCAAAATGGAATGCACGTTTTATCGACTTTCAGTCTAATTCTGAGAATGTCTTTGTATGCTTTGAACCTGAAAAAGTCGTATTGCGTGACCAATCTTATTAA
- a CDS encoding HlyD family secretion protein, with protein sequence MKKILKIVIPLMTLVMIGSAYWYYYGRFFQTTDNAYVQTDITHVSSRIDAEVVKIFIHDNQRVKKGDVLALLDDRELIIKKQLAEANLAQSRAEQSNADAAFQMQKSTIEEYQSKVISAKAKYQYSLEQYKRFQALEKQNYISKGERDNSASAYKVDEAAYYEAQASLKTQQDKLSVLKSEIEQANAMVIQAEASLSQAKLELGYTRILAPIDGVISNRNLQVGMMVQQGQSMVSIVSDRIPWVLANFKETQKARMHKGQPVNVTIDAYPGKTFAATIDSLAPATGATFALLPPDNATGNFTKVVQRVPVKIIFDHPVEIDNGLSAVVTVDTR encoded by the coding sequence ATGAAAAAAATACTCAAGATAGTTATTCCGCTAATGACGTTAGTGATGATTGGTAGCGCTTATTGGTATTACTATGGGCGTTTTTTTCAAACCACAGATAACGCCTATGTACAAACCGATATTACTCACGTTAGCTCGCGGATTGATGCTGAGGTAGTAAAAATCTTTATTCATGATAACCAACGAGTTAAAAAAGGCGACGTATTGGCACTCCTTGACGACAGAGAATTAATCATAAAAAAACAGTTAGCAGAGGCCAATTTAGCTCAAAGTCGGGCAGAGCAATCTAATGCGGATGCCGCTTTCCAAATGCAGAAAAGTACCATTGAAGAATATCAGAGCAAGGTCATTTCTGCCAAAGCGAAATACCAATACTCACTGGAACAATATAAACGTTTCCAAGCGTTAGAAAAACAAAATTACATCTCTAAAGGGGAGCGAGATAATAGCGCTTCTGCTTACAAAGTGGACGAAGCGGCTTACTATGAAGCGCAAGCCAGTTTAAAAACGCAGCAAGACAAACTTTCTGTGCTAAAAAGTGAAATTGAACAAGCCAATGCGATGGTGATTCAAGCTGAAGCGAGTCTATCTCAAGCCAAGTTAGAGCTTGGCTATACACGTATCCTTGCCCCCATTGATGGCGTCATTAGCAATCGAAATTTACAAGTCGGTATGATGGTTCAACAAGGGCAGTCCATGGTCAGCATAGTGTCTGATCGCATTCCATGGGTGTTAGCCAATTTCAAAGAAACTCAGAAAGCGCGCATGCATAAAGGGCAACCAGTCAATGTCACTATTGATGCCTACCCCGGAAAGACATTTGCAGCAACCATTGATAGTCTTGCTCCGGCTACAGGTGCGACCTTTGCTCTGTTGCCACCAGATAATGCCACAGGCAACTTCACCAAGGTGGTTCAACGAGTGCCTGTTAAGATAATCTTTGACCATCCAGTTGAGATCGATAACGGTTTATCGGCGGTTGTGACCGTTGATACTCGCTGA
- a CDS encoding NADP-dependent oxidoreductase, with protein sequence MNKLVNPAIVLDSYPQGAIATDNFRLSNNPLGELQEGEFLVENLWLSLDPYTRPRLNKTTAYVEPIGLGNVIQGETIGKVVESKSSEYLVGDLVGTFSGWQKYYIAHEDELMVNRLPDTHLSPTLFLGVSGTPGRAAYFGLFKIGKPKAGETMVVSAASGAVGSVAGQIGKMLGCRVVGIAGSEEKCRYVVDELGFDECVNYKDDNFSDAIAKACPDGVDVYFENVGGRTSSIVARHLNEGSRVPICGSAALYNKGKDVDSNTLSRFYSSLPTAPENRFFLVTEWMNDAASAVRWLTDAAEAGQIKFRETITDGLENTPQAFVDLLEGNHFGKPLVRI encoded by the coding sequence ATGAATAAATTAGTCAATCCGGCAATTGTTCTTGATAGCTATCCACAAGGTGCTATTGCTACGGATAACTTTCGTTTATCAAACAATCCACTCGGAGAGCTACAGGAAGGTGAATTTTTGGTTGAAAATTTATGGTTATCCTTGGATCCATACACTCGTCCTCGTCTGAATAAAACCACGGCTTATGTTGAACCCATTGGTTTAGGCAATGTCATTCAGGGTGAGACGATTGGTAAGGTAGTTGAAAGCAAAAGTTCAGAGTATCTGGTAGGAGACCTAGTAGGGACTTTTTCAGGTTGGCAGAAATATTATATCGCTCACGAAGACGAGCTCATGGTTAACCGCCTTCCTGATACACACTTATCACCCACTCTCTTTCTTGGCGTATCGGGCACACCTGGCCGCGCGGCCTATTTTGGTCTGTTTAAAATCGGCAAACCAAAAGCAGGTGAAACCATGGTCGTCTCTGCGGCATCAGGCGCGGTCGGTTCTGTTGCTGGGCAAATAGGAAAAATGCTTGGCTGTCGAGTGGTTGGCATTGCGGGGAGTGAAGAAAAGTGTCGTTATGTTGTCGATGAGCTTGGATTTGATGAGTGCGTAAACTACAAAGATGACAACTTTAGTGACGCGATTGCCAAGGCTTGCCCTGATGGGGTGGATGTTTATTTTGAAAATGTGGGCGGCCGAACGTCTTCAATTGTCGCTAGGCACCTCAATGAAGGGTCACGTGTTCCTATTTGTGGAAGTGCTGCTTTATACAACAAAGGTAAAGATGTGGACTCAAACACATTATCGCGTTTTTATTCGTCGTTACCCACAGCCCCAGAAAATCGTTTTTTCCTTGTGACAGAGTGGATGAATGACGCTGCTAGCGCGGTTCGTTGGTTAACCGATGCGGCTGAAGCTGGTCAAATTAAGTTTCGTGAAACCATAACCGATGGACTGGAAAATACGCCCCAAGCCTTTGTTGATTTGCTGGAAGGGAATCATTTCGGCAAACCATTAGTTAGGATTTAA
- a CDS encoding helix-turn-helix domain-containing protein, which produces MMLAIPLPFVASLLLFIAGVVLRCRYPQTSQKPFRFIMLCVLMMMVVGLRWTLDITLVRFLQPVLSANVPVAAWLCFAGAHRSISNTQLHWLGPFAVFIGSFFYHHIWVGTVDVLLILLYLGYGSVLLKSSFSVPENVRLTDISKVVVAQWVAGGLLLFSALVDGVLSYDILLLNAQHTSWILSAGYLVLIPAIVAAVVVVSLSTTSTSEYKQPQAEPSMLYGFPEQADMPANSVKGLDEDKAEETTQIMTRFDALMREQQVFKDPDLSLNRLARKLGIPARKISAAVNQTHKQNISKVINAYRIEHAKTLLKQSDESITDIFLSSGFQTKSNFNREFSRITGQTPSEYRSSPQGLD; this is translated from the coding sequence TTGATGCTCGCTATTCCCTTACCATTTGTCGCATCCTTGCTGTTATTTATAGCCGGTGTGGTGCTTCGATGCCGTTACCCACAAACGAGTCAAAAACCATTCCGGTTTATCATGCTGTGTGTATTAATGATGATGGTAGTAGGGCTGAGATGGACGCTAGATATTACCTTGGTTCGCTTCCTACAACCTGTTCTTAGCGCAAATGTGCCAGTCGCGGCTTGGCTCTGTTTTGCAGGAGCTCATCGGAGTATATCTAATACTCAGTTACATTGGTTAGGTCCGTTTGCGGTTTTTATTGGCTCATTTTTTTATCACCATATCTGGGTTGGTACCGTCGATGTTTTGCTGATCTTACTCTATCTCGGCTATGGTAGTGTGTTGCTAAAGTCGTCGTTTAGTGTGCCGGAAAATGTTCGGCTAACTGACATATCGAAAGTGGTCGTTGCCCAGTGGGTTGCGGGTGGACTTCTGCTGTTTTCTGCTTTGGTTGATGGCGTGCTCTCTTATGATATCTTGCTACTAAATGCGCAGCACACGAGTTGGATACTCTCGGCTGGTTATCTTGTGCTTATTCCAGCTATTGTTGCGGCAGTGGTGGTTGTTAGTCTAAGTACAACCTCCACGAGCGAATACAAGCAGCCTCAAGCTGAGCCTTCCATGTTATACGGTTTTCCTGAGCAAGCGGATATGCCAGCCAATTCAGTGAAAGGCTTGGATGAAGACAAAGCTGAAGAAACTACGCAGATCATGACTAGGTTTGATGCATTGATGAGAGAGCAACAAGTATTTAAAGACCCAGATCTGTCTCTTAATCGGTTAGCGCGAAAGTTAGGTATTCCGGCCCGAAAAATATCGGCAGCGGTTAATCAAACTCACAAGCAAAACATCTCGAAGGTCATCAATGCTTATCGAATTGAACATGCGAAGACTCTGCTTAAGCAAAGTGATGAGTCAATAACGGATATCTTTCTTAGCTCGGGCTTTCAAACCAAATCCAATTTTAATCGGGAATTTTCAAGGATAACTGGGCAAACTCCGAGTGAGTATCGAAGCTCGCCACAAGGATTAGATTGA
- a CDS encoding MDR family MFS transporter, with amino-acid sequence MTSIATATQENEVVVSNKEWWAIVGGLIGGFMAILDIQITNSSMKVIQGALSASLDDASWLMTSYFTAEIVAIPLCGWLSQALGTGRYSLWCIGGFLFSSLLCSMAWNLESMIVFRAMQGFCGGALIPLSFRLIIEILPQEKRPMGMSLFSIIATFAPAIGPAVGGWLTEHFSWHAIFYVNVFPSVLAWVLIQRSMKHPIIDWKIIRQGDYLGVVTVMVFLGTLEVILEKGGDENWFDSRMICILTFISAISFIVFVYDQIVCRHPLINIRLFRDQQYTHALLIFAMLGSAIYGTLFLVPYYLTMIHDYNATEIGHVVIWMGLPQLVILPFIPYLIRRYNPKYLIFIGFMGLAISSFMDCFMSADFAGPQMIASMLVRALGQPFIMVPLSMLATQNIKAEDAASSAVLINVFRSIGGSMGTAILSTYFITRIDFHLDAVKSRVSIGSQEFYHYLGDVKNVLLNQGLPTDNEHLQQTAVNILGERMAVQSQIMAFNDLFMIMGVMMLATAIMVLCSNRDFRLQLKQEEAI; translated from the coding sequence TTGACCAGTATTGCTACGGCGACGCAGGAGAATGAAGTCGTTGTTTCAAACAAGGAATGGTGGGCGATAGTTGGCGGTCTTATCGGTGGCTTTATGGCCATATTGGATATTCAGATCACCAACTCATCGATGAAAGTCATACAAGGGGCGTTGTCTGCCTCCTTGGATGATGCTTCTTGGTTGATGACTTCATACTTTACGGCCGAAATCGTAGCGATTCCACTGTGTGGGTGGTTATCTCAAGCTTTGGGGACAGGGCGATACTCTCTATGGTGTATTGGTGGGTTTCTTTTCTCCTCGCTACTTTGCTCTATGGCGTGGAATCTTGAATCCATGATTGTATTTCGGGCTATGCAAGGTTTTTGCGGCGGGGCGCTTATTCCTTTATCGTTTCGGCTCATTATTGAAATTCTGCCACAAGAGAAAAGGCCGATGGGGATGTCGCTATTTAGTATTATTGCGACGTTTGCGCCAGCGATTGGACCTGCCGTCGGTGGCTGGCTTACCGAGCACTTCTCATGGCATGCGATTTTTTACGTCAATGTCTTCCCCTCAGTATTGGCTTGGGTGTTGATTCAGCGCTCTATGAAACACCCCATCATTGATTGGAAAATTATTCGCCAAGGTGACTATTTGGGCGTCGTGACTGTGATGGTTTTTCTTGGCACCTTAGAAGTTATCTTGGAAAAAGGTGGAGATGAAAACTGGTTCGATTCAAGGATGATTTGCATTTTAACCTTTATTTCGGCCATCAGTTTTATTGTCTTTGTGTACGATCAGATAGTATGTCGTCATCCACTAATCAATATTCGTTTGTTTAGGGATCAGCAATATACTCATGCCTTATTGATTTTTGCCATGTTGGGGTCGGCGATTTACGGCACCTTATTTCTGGTGCCTTATTACCTCACCATGATTCATGATTACAACGCAACAGAAATAGGTCATGTGGTGATTTGGATGGGGCTACCGCAGCTGGTGATTTTACCATTCATTCCCTATCTGATTCGTCGATACAATCCTAAGTATCTTATCTTCATCGGCTTTATGGGATTAGCCATCAGCTCATTTATGGATTGTTTCATGAGCGCCGATTTTGCAGGGCCGCAGATGATTGCTTCCATGTTGGTAAGAGCATTGGGTCAACCCTTTATCATGGTGCCTCTTTCTATGCTCGCGACGCAAAACATCAAAGCAGAAGATGCTGCATCCTCTGCGGTTTTGATTAACGTATTTCGCAGTATTGGCGGCTCGATGGGCACCGCAATATTGTCGACGTATTTCATCACTCGGATTGATTTTCACCTCGATGCGGTTAAATCCAGAGTCTCAATTGGTAGCCAAGAGTTTTACCACTATCTGGGCGATGTAAAAAATGTTCTTTTAAATCAGGGGCTACCGACAGATAACGAACACCTGCAGCAAACGGCCGTCAACATTCTTGGAGAAAGAATGGCTGTGCAGTCACAAATCATGGCATTTAACGATCTATTTATGATCATGGGTGTCATGATGCTGGCAACGGCAATTATGGTGTTGTGTTCAAACCGTGATTTTCGGCTTCAACTTAAGCAGGAGGAAGCAATATGA
- the yegD gene encoding molecular chaperone: MAVGFDYGTANCSVSEFINTEIIQVPLTKEGCYLPSTLSAPNTESVSEYLFKCKGIKPEGEVGEALLRRAIKHNKEEGLVIHPEDVQFGDQAFDSYLADPRDTYFVKSPKSFLGVMGLRDGQLTFFEDLVCAMMVNIKIQTENYLQKSVTQAVIGRPVNFLGRGGQDSNKQAEGILRRAAGRAGFKEVEFQFEPLAAGIDYEANLTSDKNVLVVDIGGGTTDCSFVQMGPSWRDKHDRSDSLIAHTGQRVGGNDLDIYTAFKCFMHEFGMGSPNTMGLDVPITQFWNPIAINDVQAQRQFYSQENYKQLKLLSKQVSENHNLLRLLEVHQGTLGYAIVREAEQAKISLSNQTSCRAEIQLIKEMLCCDITRGQVEQALSTPIEKMTALVTEAIKQGSTNPDVIYLTGGSARSPIITKAIESMVPNTPVVGKDYFGSVTAGLARWAALIFK, from the coding sequence ATGGCGGTAGGATTTGATTATGGAACAGCAAACTGCTCAGTGTCAGAGTTTATCAATACAGAAATTATTCAAGTCCCTCTCACAAAGGAAGGGTGCTATCTTCCTTCAACCTTATCGGCACCCAATACTGAGTCGGTATCTGAATACCTTTTTAAATGCAAAGGCATTAAGCCCGAAGGTGAAGTAGGAGAAGCGCTGCTCAGAAGAGCAATTAAGCACAATAAAGAAGAGGGTTTAGTTATTCATCCAGAGGATGTTCAATTTGGAGATCAAGCCTTCGATTCATATCTTGCCGATCCAAGAGATACCTACTTTGTAAAATCACCCAAATCCTTTCTAGGCGTCATGGGCCTGCGTGATGGCCAGCTGACTTTTTTTGAAGACTTGGTGTGCGCCATGATGGTTAACATCAAAATTCAGACAGAGAATTACTTGCAAAAAAGTGTCACTCAAGCGGTCATTGGCCGACCTGTGAACTTCCTTGGCCGAGGTGGGCAGGATTCCAACAAGCAAGCTGAAGGTATTTTGCGTAGAGCCGCTGGTCGTGCTGGGTTTAAAGAGGTTGAATTTCAATTTGAGCCACTTGCGGCGGGAATTGATTACGAAGCAAACTTAACCAGTGACAAGAACGTACTGGTAGTCGATATTGGGGGCGGGACAACAGACTGCTCTTTTGTTCAAATGGGGCCGAGTTGGCGTGACAAACATGACAGAAGTGACTCACTCATTGCTCACACAGGGCAGAGAGTAGGGGGCAATGATCTTGACATCTACACTGCGTTTAAATGTTTTATGCATGAATTTGGTATGGGATCGCCCAATACTATGGGTTTGGATGTGCCTATCACCCAATTTTGGAACCCTATCGCCATTAATGACGTTCAAGCTCAAAGGCAGTTTTATTCTCAAGAGAATTACAAACAGCTTAAGTTGCTGTCAAAGCAAGTATCTGAGAATCACAACTTGCTACGTTTGTTAGAGGTTCATCAAGGAACACTTGGCTACGCCATTGTGCGTGAAGCTGAGCAAGCAAAGATATCTTTATCGAATCAGACGTCCTGCCGCGCCGAAATACAGTTAATTAAAGAAATGCTTTGTTGTGATATTACACGCGGACAAGTCGAGCAAGCTTTATCAACCCCAATCGAAAAGATGACGGCTTTAGTTACCGAAGCGATTAAACAAGGCAGCACAAATCCGGATGTTATATATTTGACCGGAGGCTCGGCGCGCTCGCCAATTATTACCAAAGCGATCGAATCCATGGTTCCGAATACTCCAGTGGTTGGAAAAGACTATTTTGGTTCTGTGACAGCAGGGCTAGCTCGCTGGGCTGCGTTAATTTTTAAATAG